The DNA sequence AAAAAGTATAGATGGAATGCACATGGGTGTATGAGAGGGTATAAACCTGTAAAAGTTAGGACAGGAAACTTGATAGATCAATACTCATTTAATTTACATATCTATGAATGCATGTAGCTAGATTTTAATTTGGGATTTTTGAGAGATACAGATAGCTTGGGCGTTTTACATGGATTCATCACAGGCAGCAGGAACTGGTGCAAATAGCGGCAATGGAATGATGGTTCCCCTAGCCAATGATACTTCCATTGCAGCAGCAGCAACAGCAGCAGTAACAACAACAGCAGGAGAGGAAGCGAAGCAGAACCTGAATGCGGTGATTAACTCTACCCAGAAAACTCTGGGCCTTCTTCACCAGCTCAATCTCACGGTCACTTCCTTCAATGCCGCGTCTCAGCTTCCACTTCTCCATCGCATGTATATTTGTGATCCCttagctcttttttttttattattatttttattttgtctgAAATGTTTAATCCTTGGTTATCATTCATAAAAACTATTGCAGGAATTCTATTGTTTCTGAGCTTGACAACATGGCTAAGCTAGCAGAGAAATGTAATATTCAAGTTCCAATGGAAGTTCTTAAGTAAGTTTATTTGTGATATCTCTGATCCTTTTATAACCCTTTGTAACATGTTTTCTAATTTAGTGTTTAATTTTGTCATTATAGTCTGATCGACGATGGTAAAAATCCTGATGAATTTACAAAGGATGTAATAAACAGTTGCATCGCCAAAAACCAGGGCACCAAAGGAAAAACTGATGCCTTCAAGgtgactcttttattttgattctgtgtgtaaaagAAATTTTATTTCCCTTCGACGATTAATGAAATTTTCTCTTTGTCCTGTTCAGGGTCTACGGAAGCATCTTCTCGAGGAAATTGAAACGATATTTCCCGAAGATGTTGAGTCTTACAGGGAGATACGAGCTGCGTCTGCTGCTGTAATTTCTCTCAATTATGCACTTATGTGCCCATTATCTCTGTTGTGATTTATGCATTCATATTATGTTCCTCACTCAATTATAGCCCATTTAACCATTGAAATGCAGGAAATGAAACGGCAGGCACAAGCACAAGCACAAGCTCAGGCCCAAGCTCAAGCTCAAAGCATGATACCAAATGGAGATGTAAAGGTTAAAAATGAGCTTTGATGGATTAAAAATGATGTACATTTTTGTTGCATGCTATTTCTCCATTCACAATCTTAACAACACAACACCTAGATCTAGGCTTGTTAGGGTGGTTGTTGTTTCATATAAtctcatataaatatatcatttttaaacacACTTCcctaattttagttaataatatAGTGTTTTTCTGCATTGTTCTTCCGTGTTTTTAACATCTGAAgttcaaacaattttttttacacgTGTATAACAGACTATTTGAACACgttaaattattttgattttttcaaaaatttatcgGACGTGTTAGATAACTACAACGAACACACTCAATTTTAGGGGGTTGTAccataaattttttcaataaatgTCATCTTATTAAATTTTGTCATTTGAATTGTCCTCATTAGATTGactcattcatatatatataagcaaAATATTATCTTTATTAATCAAAAGAGATCACAAATGAGTAGTAGTACCCAAGTAGTGAGTGATGATGCATTTTGGTCTTATACATAGAAATTCCCACTTCCAAAAACTCACAAATGCACACTCACCTATCATCATCTCACATTCTActtaagaaagaaaagaaaggcaACAACTTTAGTGAAATTAATTAGCTTAAATAGTCATTAACAAGTAAGTAATTAAGCTAAGTGAGCAAAAACTCCAAGTAGAGGAGCATTGGTGACTGTAGTGGGCTCAGCATGTTGGTAATTAGAACGTGAGTCTGAATAGGCATCATTTTCATCAGTGCTCACAACTGCACCATCCAACACATTTGGGTTTGGTGCATTTTTATTGAACCAATCATCGAAACCACCTTGGCAGCTCACTGGCCTTTTATCTTTCTTGATTGATATTATTGATGCTGCTCTGTGGTGAATCTGTTGTGGATACTTTGATCCAAATCCAACCATGTAACTCATCTTTAATGGGTTTGAACCCAATAAATAATCCAcctaaaaacatatataaatgtataaattaagaaaaaatgtGAATAAGTCATATGAGCACATATAAGAGAACCAAATTGTAATAAAGTAATTAACTGAGAGAGAAAACAAGAAAAGAAGTCATTTTTATCAGCACAACTTAATCATATttggaaagaaagaaaaaaatgtgaatagattttttttatatataattataatattatagatAACAATGACACGTATAATTAGTGTTGGCATTAAAATTAATGAGCCataaaagtaaaatatttttcgatctttatttagaaaaaaaaatatagtttttttaaatcagtataaaaaaacatattttttcaaaagataataattttttgggatttttttatttttagactctaaaataattttttttttgtacttttacgaaattctacataaaaactcctattgcaactagcgttgcaacctaaattacaacaaaaactcgtatagaaactcctattgcaactgcaaccactttagaaacccaaatctcaaatttaaaaaaaaaattaaaaaaatagtatatggagtaattccactaatttttttttagattttagggCTAGGTAAGCCTAAGCACAGACTTAGTCCGAGTCGGGCCTTGACATAATAGTAATTTTGTAGTAAATTTAATGTAACTCTACCAATGATACACTAAGGTATTCAATTACCTGTGATTTAACAAAGGCAGTAAGATCGGAAGGAGTGAGAGAGGCAGCAGAGCATTGAAGGGTAGCTTTGTTAGCATTAAGATAGTTAGAGTAAACGGCAGTGACAAATGTAGCAGTGGCTACATACTGAACATTATTCCAAGGCAAAAACCAAAGCAAACCGCCTTGAGTTTTCTTGAAGTTGTTGCTTCCTTTGCCGACGCAAGAGCATATGAACTCCTCCCCTTGTTGCTTGAACCGCGCTAGTCGGGTGGCGGCCGAGCCCGCTTTGCCGTCCATTATAAGGTTTGCAACCAAGACTTGTGCGCCAACGTATTTGTCGTCCCATGAGAAAGCAGTTCTGAGTCCACCACTGTCTGATGAGCTTGAAATGTAATCAAGGTATTGTTGCTTCGATGTAGCCTTGTATAGCCATGCTGCTGCCCATAACATCTCATCctaataatcaaaattaattaaacaatttgcCTTGAAAATTACTCAAACAATTTCAATTAatggaaacttacaaaaatactgaaattttggttaacttttacaaaaatactgtcacacgaaatttttttcaaaaatactgtgtttttataaaacaccagtaaaacacaaagcagtataactcaaaacaacagtagaacactagtaaaacaccagtagaacaccaatgaaacttaacacagtatactgcagtatgaaacttataaaaaaacacagtaaaaaagtaaaaaataccgcctgagagtatttttgtaaaaaactggtaaaagttagtataccatgtaaatttccccaTCATAgtaatgtaaattattttacaaaaaaaaaaaatattaggcaaaattaaaaataataaaaaaaaactataaaaattaagttttattaATAAGATAAATAACGGAATCTTAAATTGAAAATTGCTCTCAAATATGACAAAATCTATATGTGCTAGTTAGtaataagttatttttttaactttttttgtgTTGTTCTTCTATATTTTGTGTTTACTTTGGAAAAATACACATATTTCAGTAATTCCATCAAAACAAAATTCATATTTTCCacaaattttttcaatttttacaaaagctaataatttattaacaagaaactatgcaattacacccaattttataatatacagtacatagaataaaaaaataattattactatTACCTGATATCCACTACTGGCATAGATTTTTCCAGCATCTGGTATACTATTTTGATAAATACCAGGAGACTTAAGACCAAAAGCAAATAGCTGttcattaacaaaaaaaaaataacaaaatcacaTTAATATACAATTAATTTACCACATAATGAATAATCAATAATGATATGTGTACACATAAATTATACACACAAATAATTTCACttaattctctttatttaagaCGGGTCACACTTACCAAAAATACTTGTCATCTAAAGAGGGCCGGCCTGATAATATATAGGTCTAAaactatttaaattttgaaaccctcgcttttgaaaatatataaaaataaattgaaaaagaGTGTTACACCCTGAATCAATCAAGCCTAATGACGCCtttcattttatattttgtgcATTCTGAAAGTGTACGTCCTAGACACGAGCTTAGGTCGCTCATACCTAAGGTCGAGCCTGCAGCTAAGTGTGTAttaaatttatatgtaatttatgtGTGCACATATTATTACtcgtatatattatatattattatatatacctGTTGTGCATGCTTTAGAAGTTGAAAAGAATAGTTAATATCaatatttctaaaaacaataGAAGCAGAAGCAAAAGCGGCAGCAGTCTCAGCAGCAAGATCAGAGCCTGGATTTTGGTCATCAATTCTATAAGTTGTTCTTAGTGTGGTCATGTCTTCTGGTCTTTGCCAACATTGATGATCAGAATCAGATTGACCCACTTCTCCATAGAGAATGTCAGCCATTGGATGAGCTTTGATCAAGTAATCTGTACCCCATTTGATAGCTGTGACTGCATTTTGAAACTCATTCTTTGCTTTTAGTTTGTTTGAGTATTCTATTGTGCTCCATGATAGCATTGTTATTGTAAATGCCATTGGAAACCCTAGTTTAAGGTTGTCTCCTGCGTCGTAGTACCCTCCTTCGAGGTTTGGCGtgctctataaaaaaaaatatgtgaattAAATTGATTTAACAGGtgttagttataattttaaaaaaattaattaaagtacaTTAAAATTTGgaccttatttttattttattagataaATATGGACCTTATTTAAAAGAGTGCTAACTAGAAACTCTTAATCAACCTTCACTCCCAAAATCACATGTCAAAatatttgtttttcaattttttttttataacggtatttattatatttacaataTCAtccttataaattttttaaaaattacgaaTATTTACAGTATAAGAAATAgagcaataaaaaaattaaaaaaaaaaatcgaatttGTGTTATTAGGTGtagaaatttattaaaaaattataataaaaagttAATATAATAACACTATTTCCTTATTAAATACACAAAAATGTTCCTAATTACAATCATTGATTGACACATTTTTTTTGGCATAAAAAAGTCATCAACATTATGAGGTGATATTTACTCAAAATAGTTCATATATAGTTATTTGAGGtatcaaaagaaaagaaaaacaagttccaaagaaagaaaaaaattaacaaaataagggaaaaaaaatcagcaaaataataattaattaattaacaaatgttcTGTGTTAAACACTCAAAAATATCACATAGgtacaaacaaacaaaataaaaaaaaataaaaccaaaatcATAAAAACAAAAtccaacccaaaaaaaaatcctCAAACAACAAAATCTAAATTATCAACATTAATCTTggtaatctaaaaaaaaatgacaatattTAGAGTTCACCacttaaaaaattacataataatgtatgtctaacattaatttaatttatgtaaACGTACTCGATTAGCAGAACCATCAAAAAGAGCAGAATTGTCACGCCATTGAACTCTTTGGTTAGGAGGAAGCTTTCCGGAGCGTTGACCTTCATAGAACAAGAGTGACTTAGTTAGGGCTTCTCCATAATCCAAACACTCTATTCCTTCAAAAAACACTAACAACACTACTACTATTACTAACACTCTCATATTCATCTTAACACTCttcatcattttatttttttattaattgtgtACTCTTGTGAGTGTAGTATTGgaactatatatataggtagAATAGATAATTGTGGTTTCACCATTCTCTAATTAAAATGTTgtcatttaattctgataattaatATGGGAATCTATTGATTAAAtaggttaaattttttttccttattttgaTTATTATCACTCCTACATGCATAAGTATTGTGTAATAAAAACATTTgactttttgtttatttttaattctcattaattaaatattaatatgttCTACCgtttaaattaagaaaaagacTAATTGTatagaaataaattaaatgcatTCATTAATTATAGGCTGAAATAATATTATATCTTCTTGTGATTTATTTAGAAAGATATTTATGGTTAAAAAGTCTTGCTAATTTCTTTTGCACGTGTCACCACATTATaactttcttttgtttttttctttttttttagtctaataataataatccctAACACTGaagtgagaaaaaaaaatggagatTTTTCTTACTaatttcaccaaaaaaaaactaCGAAATCTCTTTTTTGacgaaataaaatttgtaattttgtaaGATTTAGAATAACTATAACTATGTaatttaaaaaatcattaatttttcttttatctcactggttttttcattatttacaaatcaaaaaataaataataaggaaATCTCTTTgtagatgaaaaataaaataaaatgtgtcattttattaaattttgaataattataattatatttttaaaaaaaaaaatctttaaagatATGTtccttattttatttcaatctcacaaaatttttgttttgtatAACATCCAAACAAGTACTACTAAattccttacaaaaaaaaaaaaagaaaaaaaaatcaaatatacttctaaatttatgattttttgaggAGAATGGAGATAAATATAGTAAAAAGAAAATGCTATATGAAGTAAAAGTTTtaacttatttttaatttttgaataattatataaagattttctttaatgatttttttttttcgttccTTTTAAagtgttttgatgttattaaaaattaaaaaaa is a window from the Cannabis sativa cultivar Pink pepper isolate KNU-18-1 chromosome 1, ASM2916894v1, whole genome shotgun sequence genome containing:
- the LOC115703604 gene encoding mediator of RNA polymerase II transcription subunit 10b isoform X3 is translated as MDSSQAAGTGANSGNGMMVPLANDTSIAAAATAAVTTTAGEEAKQNLNAVINSTQKTLGLLHQLNLTVTSFNAASQLPLLHRMNSIVSELDNMAKLAEKCNIQVPMEVLNLIDDGKNPDEFTKDVINSCIAKNQGTKGKTDAFKGLRKHLLEEIETIFPEDVESYREIRAASAAPI
- the LOC115703604 gene encoding mediator of RNA polymerase II transcription subunit 10b isoform X1 — its product is MDSSQAAGTGANSGNGMMVPLANDTSIAAAATAAVTTTAGEEAKQNLNAVINSTQKTLGLLHQLNLTVTSFNAASQLPLLHRMNSIVSELDNMAKLAEKCNIQVPMEVLNLIDDGKNPDEFTKDVINSCIAKNQGTKGKTDAFKGLRKHLLEEIETIFPEDVESYREIRAASAAEMKRQAQAQAQAQAQAQAQSMIPNGDVKVKNEL
- the LOC115703604 gene encoding mediator of RNA polymerase II transcription subunit 10b isoform X2, with the protein product MMVPLANDTSIAAAATAAVTTTAGEEAKQNLNAVINSTQKTLGLLHQLNLTVTSFNAASQLPLLHRMNSIVSELDNMAKLAEKCNIQVPMEVLNLIDDGKNPDEFTKDVINSCIAKNQGTKGKTDAFKGLRKHLLEEIETIFPEDVESYREIRAASAAEMKRQAQAQAQAQAQAQAQSMIPNGDVKVKNEL
- the LOC115704646 gene encoding endoglucanase 12-like, translating into MMKSVKMNMRVLVIVVVLLVFFEGIECLDYGEALTKSLLFYEGQRSGKLPPNQRVQWRDNSALFDGSANRSTPNLEGGYYDAGDNLKLGFPMAFTITMLSWSTIEYSNKLKAKNEFQNAVTAIKWGTDYLIKAHPMADILYGEVGQSDSDHQCWQRPEDMTTLRTTYRIDDQNPGSDLAAETAAAFASASIVFRNIDINYSFQLLKHAQQLFAFGLKSPGIYQNSIPDAGKIYASSGYQDEMLWAAAWLYKATSKQQYLDYISSSSDSGGLRTAFSWDDKYVGAQVLVANLIMDGKAGSAATRLARFKQQGEEFICSCVGKGSNNFKKTQGGLLWFLPWNNVQYVATATFVTAVYSNYLNANKATLQCSAASLTPSDLTAFVKSQVDYLLGSNPLKMSYMVGFGSKYPQQIHHRAASIISIKKDKRPVSCQGGFDDWFNKNAPNPNVLDGAVVSTDENDAYSDSRSNYQHAEPTTVTNAPLLGVFAHLA